The region ATTCATTGACATCTCTTTGTGAATATTGAATCTAGTACCAAGCAAGGGCTGATctttaaaagaacaaaatcagACTGCCTTTTTTTAGGTTTAAGAGAGAATAAGAGTAAGCATGCACATTTGGTTAACATGAAAATTGCGTTGTTATAAAATGCAAATGTGATGGCATTCATTTGCCAACATGTGTATTGAATTGCATGCAATGTAGTTATGGTGGCCATGAAGAAAATATCCACACGCTTACAAAAACAGAAGATGTATTAGTGGACATACGGTACCTAatgataaacaagaaaaacctAACAAGATCCAATAATGGGACTACCATTGCATTTCATGTAgtgataaaaacttgaaaacacaCCTGAACTTGCAACTGTAACCCTAGTGAGTCTACTGGCTATGCTGAAATTGCACAAAAACATTGATGAACATTATTTATAGACCAAGCAAGAAATTGACCTGTAACTGCTGTACCTAGAGTCTCAACCATATTGTGAGTTTTTCATACTAACCTGACGTTTGCCTTTGACTCAAGCAACTCAAATGCATTTCAGCTCTAGTGAGTTGGatttttttacctttcatATACATCTCTTCCAAGTTGCTCACCTTATTCAGGCTATTCTACCAGCCTTTCACAAAAAAGCGATGAATTATACTTTGGTAAGGCCTTGAAATTGTATGATTATTACCGTTAAGCTTAAGTTCACAGGCGTTAAACAACGTTTTAGCATTTTTCTAGTTCATCGGCAAGCTAGGAGAAGGGAagaagaaagaccctggggCGGCTGTCACTAAAAGTGGGACGGGGACGTGGGACGTGGGGACGTGGGGACGTGGGGACGTGGGGACGTGGGGACGTGGGGACGTGGGGACGTGGGACTTGGGGACGTGGGACTTGGGGACGCGGGGACGCAGGGACGTggggacgcggggacgcggggacgcgAGGACGCGAGGACTTCGGAACTCGGAGACGCGCGGGGATTCGAGgacgtgataaacaaatagcACCTGACGTTTGCGCTGAATTggtaaaatactttttttgagggtcaaatgtaaaataatctaATATGCTGGAGAGTTTGTCAGACCAGTAGCTGATGATTTCCAGCGTCCATGATTCCTCCTTGTCTATTTTACCGAGAGAGCTCTGTTGGCGGAAAATGAATAACGTCGTGCTTAATTTCTATCTCTATTCACTCAGAAAGGTTAGATGTTGTAGTGTTTAGGTAAATGGACAGAACACAAATTTCTTAGCAAAATAACAGGTTTAACTTGGAAATTGGTATATGTTTTCAGCTGGCATGCACAACTTATCTTAGTGATTAAATATTGTTGCCTTGAAACTTGCGAAATTAGTCCTGAATAAACATTCATGTTGGCTTCAATTCtatgaagaataaaaaaataacttctttGTTGAGATCATAGATTAATTACATTCGTAAACACCGAATGTAATTAATCACTTCCTATCGAAATCTATAAAGCAGTAATATGGACATACATACGAGACGTATCTGCACATTCAGATTCTAGGAAcgaaaatggaagaaataaacaatttttggaCAATGCCTTTACTGAAGTAAACATAACGATCTAAATTAGCGAGGATACGGCACGGATGTTCAACTGCATTGACAAGAAAACTCAGTTACTTACCAGGAAAGTCCTCCATGACTGCCCACGACGTTTAATATtagattattttacatttgaccCTCAAAAAATAGTATTTTACCAATTCAGCGCAAAATTCAGGTGCTATTTGTTTATCACTTCCTCGAATCCCCGCGCGTCTCCGAGTTCCGAAGTCCTCGCGTCCCCACGTCCCcgcgtccccgcgtccccgcgtccccgcgtccccgcgtccccGCGTCTCcgcgtccccgcgtccccgcgtccccgcgtccccgcgtccccgcgtccccgcgtccccgcgtccccgcgtccccgcgtccccgcgtccccgcgtccccgcgtccccACGTCCCCACATCCCCGCGTCCCGCGTCCCACGTCCCCGTCCCACTTTTAGTGACAGCCACCTGGGGCGAGTTTGGGTTAGCGTTAGCTGGAGACACTAGGCGGACAGTTTTTTTCTGTACGAAGTCTCCTCCGGACAAGCTGTGTAAAAGTTTATGCCATTATTCAAGAAGTACGTTTATTTGCAAAAGAATAAACCCTGAGGCACGTAAAAAAGGTCATTTAGTAGATATGTTGAATATGAAGAATTGAGCGGTGTAATGGCACACAAATGATTATCAAAAGTGACTTCGAGTATCTGCGGGTGGTTTGAAATTTCAATGCCTTACTTGTCTCTATATAATACcttcatttttattgaaaaggAAGGCTTAAATAATTGATCAATTTAAAGAATCACCATGAATAAATGAATCGTTTTTAGACTTtcagaaaagttcaaatgGAAAAAGTGACAATAGTTTTCCAGTGTTTAGCGCGATCCAATGAGTTTGTCTTTCAAATGCATAGGTTTATAAAGGCGGTCAGTTTTTTTGAGGGAACGAATATTTGAATTCGACACATACCAagggtaaagaaaaaaagacaagtttTAATTCAGTTTTATTAATGAAACACGCATTTTCAGCAGAGATAGTTCGCATCCTGTAGCTTTGCCGGTTGTATATTTGTTTTCCTGTGTGAGACCACTAGTCGGCAGAAAACTGTAAAAGAAGAGAGAGTATTTAGTTCTTCAACTACTCCACGGTGATACAGCAAGGGTAAGCTGGTTCAATTCCTCTAGGCACAAAAGCTTTACATTGATCTATGTATAAAACGTATTTTATTGAGGTTTGTTTAGAGCGAGAAATATaacagaaattgttttttttttacattgtcGCCGTTGAATTTGAGCAGATTTTGACAGATATGgaaatatcatttaaatgaaaGATGGGGAGCCAATAGTTATAAAACACAAGTTGTGAAGCGAAGAAGTTTTTCCCGAACCATTGGTTAATGTACGTAACATGACTCTAATTTTTGCgcgaaaaatttgaaaaaagtggCGAGATTTCCGATCCTTCAGATGATAGCAAAACCATTTATTGAGGAGCATTTTAGGACCAATTGTGTATATTTTTAATCGGGGACAGCGTGTGCATGTAATTTTGACTGGTTCATGCTTTTACCGCCGTTAGAATTTCGTGTTACCATGTTAACATTTCCAGTTTTCGTTTACACGATAGTGTCAAAAACagagtcaaattttcttgatGTAAAGCTTCGTTCTTAACTAAGACCTGATGATGACActtaaaaattataatttgtGTCGTTTTAATTAAGCTTTATTTATGTGCATGGTGGGTGTATGAGTCATACCTAGCAAAGTTGGCGAGTGTCACGCCTTTATAAGAAAATCAAGCTTCCTCACTGCATGttcgccatttttttttcacgtttACTTTGTCCTCATTTTGGTATCAAATCTGCATCGCAGTAATTGTGAGAAGAATAGGCAAAATTCAACTtgaagttattacatttttttccataagTACCTGTAACAATAATCTTTAGGCGTGGTTATCATGtcagaatttttttgtgtaaacACTTGGCATTTTGATGTCCAAAAGGGTTTTATCAGCCTAAGAGTTCCCCTGCGTGTTTTCCAAACTACAAATTCGCTTAGAGGAATGAAAACACACCGTGATTTTAACGAAATAGTCTTGTTCTTTGTcttattttgacattttctctGAACAGTGTTATTCagtctttttcttgttttgtgttttttttcccatctGATTTTCCCACGATTAAATATTCTGTAAGGTGTCTGTAAAACGTAATTTTCAAATCATATATCATGAACCAGCAGTTATCTACATATTTAgatatgcaaaatttaaattgatgGTTCGTAATAATGAAGAATGCAAGTGCCGTTTTCGTTCCAATATCCTGGAGTATGGATTGAGATGATTTAGAAAGCAAAAGGATATTGAAAAACCggtgttttaaaaaatatagcCAGTTCCCTGTGGACAGATGTGGCCTGAGTCAGTGATGGCTGCTTTCGGTAAGAATCTCTTTGGAGTGCTACGTGCCTCAGTGGCATGTGCTACGTGCCCCAGTGGCATGTAAGTACTATGGCTGGATTTGTTTTCAGTAGCGCCCTGAATTCAACTCAATCACACATTGTCAATAACCATGGTCTTACTTCTCCTACCAGTTCATTTTCTTAACGCCATCGACGTGTCTATTTCCATACATGCCCTCCACCACATGCTTCCACCATCATGATGTTGAAGGACGGAGAACAAATTGAATAACACTAGTCATTAGCTGTTTATTAGTTTTAACTTGAACAAGGCGACTAAGGGTCAGTTTTCCAGATCCATAGGTAATCTGTTCTGTTTATGTCTCATACGAACGTTTTGAGGTTGAAGTTGTAATTCATATACTCAGGGACAATAATCTTTTTACACTGAAAATGTTACTTTCTTATATGCGTGATAAAATGAAGTCCAACATGAGCGTGTTTCCTAGTTGATCTTAGAGTGAACACAACTAGAAACGACTTAGTTTATGGGTGGGGTTCTGCCGTACTTATTTATGACTTATTTAAAACTAAATTGTGAAAAGGAGGAATCAGTAAAATGACTCCTGTAATTAGTTTTGAGAggtgaaagtttttttttcagtaggGATATTTTTGTAGAGGTACATACAATTTTCCAAGTTTTGAGCCACTACTAGTGacagaaaaatttgtaaataaagactCTTCCCTACAACTATATCAAAGTCTAATAGACGCGTTTTAATTTCCTCACAGAAATGTACAGAGCAGGACTGAATGGTTGCAGCGCAGCACTCAAATGACACATTAACTGAAGGGGAACAATTAGACGGCATCGCAATGACAAATTATTGGATCggaattttcaagtttttctcgCTGCTTTCCCTTAGCCTCGCTCAGTGGTAAGATTGTGCGGAGGACAGACTTGTTTCGTAAGCATACATTACGTTTACTTAGAACTAACAAACTGAAAATACGCTTTCTTAATAAAAGGTTATTTAGGTGTTAGAAAGATCAAAAGTATGCGAAACCGgatatcataataatatttgcTGTTAAATGTCAAGGTAGAAGGCACGATGCGTCATTTCTTTCCATTAATGTAATCGGAAggcaaagtgtttttttttaaattttgttgttatgATCAGTGAAGCAGGTTTTCCGGCCAAACCACAGAAGAAGGCAAGTAACTCGTCAATGAGGCTGGCTGAGTATTTAGCCACGGAATACGACAACACAGTCAGACCAAACTGTGAATCAGGTGAATGAGTCAGAAAACTGCGAAAGCTATACGTTCCAATTTTTTTAGGtataaaatgagaaaaagaaaacttgtgTTGCCATCATCGAGGAGCCCTCGCTAAGTAATACAATTAAGGTCCAGCACGACGAAAACTGGTAAAAGCATCAGCTCTTTTTGCCAAGGATAGtagaaaaatcaaacaattgtttttttgaagTATAACGGATCCCAAttctggtttttttttgtttcgatgAGGTTTTTGGTGATAGTTACTGAATTGTGTGCAGAGCTGCGAGATTTATTTTATCCCAGCGGTACACATAAAAAGGAAAGGTTTGTTTCCAGCGTCAAGCTCAAAGTCAAAGTCAAAGTCAAAGAATTGGGTTGGCTTCGACCTGAATCTGCTGCTGCTTGGTTACTGCcattacattattttggttttccagaTCGGACCATCCCTCAGATATAGTCTGGGGATCCTGTGGTTCAGCGACTCGGTAGCGATTCAACACGGGAAATGAAAAGTTTTAAATTAGAGCTACGTTCTTcaaaagttttgaattttctaaTTCGGCTTAATGCCCAGTGGTTTGGATTCTAAGCcctgttatttcatttttataaaGTGTTTGATTTTCCCTAAAAGGCCCCCAAGAGCAGCGAACAATGGAGCAGCTTTagcttttaaacttttttagGAAAACCGACGGAAGTGCACATTGACATTTATGTGGAGTCATTTGGGAACATAGTGGAAATGGACATGGTAAGAGGTTAATGAGCATGAAGAGGAACCCAAAACTCTATTTTAGATCTTCCACACAtaaccattattattactattattataattgttgttattggaCTGATATCTCAACTGGTGGCTGCTCCATCATATTGGAAtggtcagggttcgagtcccgttcatatctgaatttttcagccCTCTCTCGTTGCTACttaaaaaaaggctaaaaacTGCCAGGATCATACACTTAAAAAGTCGTTCCAACCTGCTGTTCAAATACGTGTATTTCATGTGTTCACATCATATCTACAGACacaattattactattatttttatttgccgcagtagtagtagcagaAGTACTGGTAGCAAAGTACCTAGTTGTGATTTGATATGAAAACAGTAAAATAAACTCCTTTGAGAGTTCACCTTCGCTTCCCATGAAATTGCTCTCAATTTAAAACTAAAGCTAACTCTTGGAAAGAACCTGTGAACTATCACTTCAAAAGTTCCACTCTTGATGCACGCAATTAAAAAACCAGCAACTCTCACTTCCTCCAATGTAATATTTGAAGATTTCCCAGACCTTTCCTAATTGGCTAACACTAGAACAACGATGATCTTATCATCCTCTCTTTTACTTTGCAGGAATTCTCGTTATTCCTGTATTTTCGTCAGATGTGGGTCGATGATCGGATTGCGAAAAGTGTTAAGTCAAATATCCTTCTTCAGCGCGAACTTATTACCTACTTGTGGTTCCCAGATCCCTACTGTTACAACGCCAAGAAGTCAGACCTTATGCTCCCAGATACTGATGTGCACAGTGTTGTGAGGATAGATCAAGATGGACATATCTTTTTCAGCAGGAGGTCAGTTGCTAGAACGTTGCATTGCTTGAGAATCTGGGAACAAGAAAAATCCAATGGTGACATGCTATCTggcattttcccgcgcttaatGCCAGGTGCATGTCTCTAACTCCTAATTGGATCATTGAATTTTCTACGTCTGATGTAAGTGGCGAAAGCCATCGCCTTGATTTCACCGCGATCAATTGAAAACCACTTCATTTGATGCAAAAAGCACACATCGCATTGTTTGAGCGTGATAAAGATTACCGCGGGGCTTAGTATTCTTACAAGTGAAGCTTTTATTTCCTTGGGTTGACTATCTTATGATTCAGGAACTTCAGTCGACTTCGAGTTAAATTgagagttttgtttttcttgttgttttgtttgtttgtttctgcgGGTACCCAAAACTAGAAGCTCGGATTTTCCACCCACGTATCCCAGCTAATCACGTCTGGTTGAGATCCTGTGACCTTGGCAGAGAGGACCACTCACAATCACTCAGTTCTAAGCgttgtcattatttttttttactgggCACTGTTTGGATTTTTGCAGCGTTCACATTCTTGCCTCATGTGAGCTGGATCTACACGAGTTTCCTATGGACACGCAGCTCTGCAAGATAACGTTTGGAAGCTGTAAGTTACTCCTTATATCCTGGAGCATCAAGGAAAAATAAGGGTTCTGGAAAGTAAGACGCCCAGTCCTGCCCTCGGAATGCTTGAATTTCTGGCACGGTTGACCGTAAAATTTAAAGGTGGCGTACCGCTTCTGCCACCGCACAATGCCTTTTTGACGCACTTGATAAGTTTATGTGACGTCATGTACTCGCGGACTACGCTCCCTCCCTGGCCctatattttttcttgttcataTCAGGAACTGAGTGACAACGTCCTTAGATAGTCAACTATTTTAGCGTAGGGCTTCATCTAATTCTGCTTGTCGGTTATCATTCAGTCTTGATGCGCGGAGGTAGTACTTTTGCTCACACCAAGCTGTTCGTTTGCTGAGCTCAGTGAGTGATTGACATCAAATTGGCTTGGAAAGCTCTCATATAGTGCTGACTCGAATCGTTAGAATGCAAAGAGAAAAGGCAATAACCTTATTCTTGCTGTTGTACCATGAACAAACAGAAGGTATCTTTCTTGTATGAGCGTGATAACCAATACACCAGCAAACGCTGATAAACGTTACAAAATGGCGACCAAATAAACCTTAGCAGCCAAGCTCAGAATCCGCCATTGTTGTATTGTCTGCTTTTAGATGGACATACTGACAGTGATATTCTAATGAAATGGACGAATCCAACGATTGAGataggaaacaaacaaatggcGCAGTTTTCTGTTGGCGACGCCATCCTATCAACAAAGGTCAACAGTTATTCAACTGGTAAGAAAGATTGCATCCTGATGCCATTTAAGTAAAGTGCGTAAAATTCTGTCCATCTCATATTTCCTCTCTCTGTTGAAATATACGTCATGTCAGCTATTTATATTGTACCTCATTTCATTGGTTAACTTCGGACAGCAGTAGTACCATGTTACTTGAACACAAAACCACAACGGTACTCAGCAATTCAGTATTCAGATGAATTGGCAATGTAGCACCTAGATGATGAGGCACACGAAGGAATCCATCAAGTGAatgattgattggttgaatcactgattggttgattcacGTGATCATTTGACCGGTTGATTGACAGACTTACCGAATGATTGGTCGACCCTGCATGGGTAGATAAAAATGGACTAGTATCGTTGACTAGTATCGCATAAAGTGGAGGCATGCCCCCcctggaaaattttgaaaattaggtTGTCTGAGAAGGTATTTTGTGCGTTTTGAAGGCATTGCGGTGTGAAAACAGGTAGCCAAAAGCAAACTTAACAATGTGGATATTACTCAAACCGTTAAACTTCAGAATGGATCCTTTTGGCTCAGAGACTAGTTTATGTATGTTATTTACAGTCTTAGAGAATGTCAGtatttaaaaagaacaaaaaaaaaacaagtaaaattgaaaatttgcattgtTCACTGGGCTTGCTGCCGCAAACCATGATGGTCAGCAGTGCTGGTCATCCTGTTTTTCAGTACTGTGCCAAGCTCAAGCATACCAAAATCGTTGGTCAACAACGTATCTATAGTCTGCGGGGTGGGAAGGGGGGTGCGGACGCACCCATCGCATCCCCCTCCCTGCGGGCTTGGGTCAGAGAACACAGATTTCGTACCCCGAGCTTCGAGTTGACTGATATTGGAACGGAACGAGTTGGCCCGCGAAAAAAGACGGTTTCGGTCCCATGGGACTCAATATGGCCACCGTGTGGTGAAAGCCTATTGTTGCCTGATACACCTGACTTTCTTTGTCATCTGTTTCTCGCTTCAGGAAATTACACCGTGCTCACAGTGACGTTTCCCTTCAAGCGCCGCATGGGATATTACATTATCCAAGTGTACATACCTTGTGTATTTCTGGTCATGCTCAGTTGGATGGTATTTTGGATGCGACCGGATGACAGCGCAAGTCGGTTAACAGTGGGTATAACCACTATTCTGACCATCGTGTTCTTACTCGGCTACACGAACGGTATGCTACCAAAGGTACGTTTGCCCACAACCAAGAACCAAGACGGCATGAACCATTCAGTATACAGGTCAATCGGCAATATAGCACCTAGGTAACGAGGTACAGGAAGGAACCGAACCCCCTACATTTTATTCTACCCTGGTGATTACTAATCCGTCCGTCCTAGAGTAGCTCGGGTTTGAAGTGAACCATTAACAATTCAAACATAACTCAATCTGGGCAAAAGGCCTAACTGACAAGACGcaaccagttggctatttCCAAAGCGTGCTATAGTTGAATTCGGGACCTCAGAGGATGATACAACCCCAGCTGATTATCAACGCAGGATTTAGTCAAACATAGCGCAGCATGACTCAAATCCAGCGCTCTTCAGTGAAATTTCTTTCGCTCTTTCCAGGTCAAGGGGTTTCTGCATTCCAGGGGCCTGCGATAGGCGTACTCAGTAAAGCTCAAATTACATTCATAAGAGCAGAATTATGCTCATGAAATACGCGCAGAAGCTGCATGCAATGTTTAAAAATCTTTACAAACATGGCTATTAACAATATCCCTGACCGTTTAAATACCCTTTTCATACACCTTAACGATACACTGAGGCCAAAGGAAGGCTCTTAACGTGAAATGGGATCCACTTACTTTTGGCACATGCGCAAACGcaatgctttgttttatttgaagGTGAGTTATGTGAAAGGAATGGACTGGTACCTAATGGTCAGCTTCACGATTATATTTCTGAGTTTGTTGGAGTGTATTGTGGTTGATAGATTATGGAGAACAAGCAAAGCCAAGAagacgcaaaaagagaactctaTTAAAGGGTGCTCACAGGCGTCAAAAGCATCCAAGGTAAAATCGACTGGAACTTGAATTTCATCTGTAGCAGGGATGGCACATCCTTGGAGGCCTAATAGCAGTCTGTCTGGGAGTGGCCGAAGAAAATCGGTAGCGATACTTTCAATCGAttattaaaatatgcaaagtGACTACTTAGCTTCGTTGTCCTTCAATAGGAGGAGACAATGCCAGTATATTGCATAAGTAATTCTGATGTTTAGCTTGTGCGTTTGGTTTTCATAGAGTTCAAAACACAAAGAGAATGCTTCCAAATGCCCTTACGTCACTGGTGTTCAAATTCTGCGACCCAAGAAAACAGAATCCTCCACTCAGACGTCGTGTATGGAGTATGGAAACGACCATCAGTGGGACACCAGTGAGCATGTGCAAGAAGAAATGCTCCACGTGATGAACGACGAATTCAATGACTTCATCCTCGACCAGACTCAAAGGTCGCGAACATCCGAAGACTGAGAGGAGAGTGACATTGAACATGCGCATTATGACACGGTTGTTCGCTGTTTTGTGAAGAAGAACTCACGTCCAGTGGAAATGGCTACACGAGTCGACAAGGCCAGCCGTGTACTGTTCCCTTTGACTTTTTTCCTGTACAATGTGGGTTACTGGATGACTTACTACTACGGGATAACTATATTTCCTTGAGTTCTGCAAAAGTTCGATTAAGTTAAGAATGTTCCACGCACATAAAAGCCCACATAGAAACTTTACCAATATATTCGTACAGTAGATGAGTGAAAAACGACAAAGTTGGACACAGCGGAGAAAGAAGAATCCAAGAAAAACCGGGATAAAGGTTTTAAATTAGCTCGACTCCTATTTGGGACtctcaatttttattttttgcccgCTTATTTCGAGCTGGACACCGCAGAAAGAAAATACATTCCTTAAACGAGATCAACATTCGCCCCTTCAAATCCCAATGCAACTTTGCGCTATTACATGTATTTGTCAATTAATGCTACCTTCTGTGTATCAAATTTGATCTAGACTGCGAGTGTCACTATAATTTCGGTTGAATTAAGAGAGCGGACGAAATACACGCGCGTTGCGCGACTCAGAAGACACGCGCTTCGCGGGGAATTTCAGGTGGTCCGCGCGTGTCCTCCTAGTCTTGCGCCACGCGCGTATTTGGCCTGCTCCGGCTCTTAATTCTTGCCGAAATTAAAGATTATTACTAATTAACGGTCAAAAATTGATCATGTGAAATATTAAAGAAACTACTGTGGAGTTTGACTGAGGTTGAAGATAATGCTAATGTTTGCCAGTGTGGGATTGTCACGCTGCAGTTGTGTGATCCACATTCGTAGAACATCTTCACTGGCGTTAGAATGGCTCATACAGATTGCCACAATGTTTcctagaaaaacaaaaagaaagggaaaaacaaGTGCATTTAGCTCTGAAACACCTTAAGAATTAATCTGTTTCATTCCTAAATCAAGATTTGATTAATATATTAAATTGAATTCAGATGGCAAAACATGTCAGTGCAAACAAAATGATATGCCGGGCTGAGTTGTTCAAAGAAGGGTTTTCACAAATCCCAGGCTAAGTGGAATCAAACCTATAGGttgcaataattatatttaaccTGGTTTAACAATAACCCTGCGACAAACAACTCAGCTCTGGATGGCATCCTGTGTGTGACGCAGTGTGACCCCACTCCCACCCCTTCTGAAAAATCCTTGCCTCACCCTTGTGATCAAGAACTCCTTATGCTTACCTTCCTCATTTTCTTTATCCCACTCAGCATCAGTTCTCAAAGTGAAGAAATATCTCTGCAGTCGCCGCACCCAAATGAAGAAGGGTCCTTCCACATATAAAGGCTTTGGGGAATTGTAGTGCTCTAACAGTTTCTTCTGTGCTTTGGTTTGAGCACCAACTAAATATTCCTGTGATTCATTATTGGTGTTGTCCTGTGAAGGTAAAAAAGTGTATTAAAAGCAAGAACAAATGCAA is a window of Acropora palmata chromosome 11, jaAcrPala1.3, whole genome shotgun sequence DNA encoding:
- the LOC141896367 gene encoding gamma-aminobutyric acid receptor subunit gamma-1-like translates to MVAAQHSNDTLTEGEQLDGIAMTNYWIGIFKFFSLLSLSLAQCEAGFPAKPQKKASNSSMRLAEYLATEYDNTVRPNCESGKPTEVHIDIYVESFGNIVEMDMEFSLFLYFRQMWVDDRIAKSVKSNILLQRELITYLWFPDPYCYNAKKSDLMLPDTDVHSVVRIDQDGHIFFSRSVHILASCELDLHEFPMDTQLCKITFGSYGHTDSDILMKWTNPTIEIGNKQMAQFSVGDAILSTKVNSYSTGNYTVLTVTFPFKRRMGYYIIQVYIPCVFLVMLSWMVFWMRPDDSASRLTVGITTILTIVFLLGYTNGMLPKVSYVKGMDWYLMVSFTIIFLSLLECIVVDRLWRTSKAKKTQKENSIKGCSQASKASKSSKHKENASKCPYVTGVQILRPKKTESSTQTSCMEYGNDHQWDTSEHVQEEMLHVMNDEFNDFILDQTQRSRTSED